In Anabrus simplex isolate iqAnaSimp1 chromosome 12, ASM4041472v1, whole genome shotgun sequence, a genomic segment contains:
- the LOC137502807 gene encoding piggyBac transposable element-derived protein 3-like translates to MAGSSSAKKFESLENDEGKILELLEGSDSEIEGLSDDDDDDDDDDDDDNSAGLLERPEVLCNSESDSEGNEPDAVPSPKLPAPTPNSRPLLWRRKPFLSKPTESPFNYVETVDHTVKRPLEYFSEYFPDDFFETTAYYTNNYSLSKNGKELKTSASEIKKFFGVNIVMGNIPYPRMRMYWRDDVRLDIVASAIARDRFFDLRQCLHFVETVAVNSEEVSTNRLWKVQPIIDTVRKKCLAIPRESKSYSVDEQMILFTGRCKLRQYVKNKPRPVGLKNFVITTSFGLVVDFEIYQGTTTPLPETQLGLGPSVVLRLVQTLPPGSYVYFDRFFTTVGLMDKLIELNLEGTGTIMLLG, encoded by the exons atggcgggaagcagtagtgccaaaa agTTCGAATCACTGGAAAATGACGAAGGAAAAATTTTGGAATTGCTAGAAGGAAGTGACTCTGAAATTGAAGGTCtctcggatgatgatgatgatgatgatgatgatgatgatgatgataattctgcTGGTCTTCTTGAAAGACCAGAAGTGTTGTGCAATTCTGAAAGTGACAGTGAAGGAAATGAACCTGATGCAGTACCATCGCCAAAATTACCAGCACCCACTCCAAATTCTAGACCTTTACTCTGGAGACGGAAGCCTTTTTTATCGAAACCTACAGAGTCACCCTTTAATTACGTGGAAACAGTG gacCACACAGTCAAGAGGCCATTGGAATATTTCTCAGAATACTTCCCAGATGACTTTTTTGAAACTACTGCGTACTACACCAACAATTACTCATTGTCTAAGAATGGAAAAGAATTGAAAACTAGTGCATCCGAAATTAAAAAATTCTTTGGAGTAAATATAGTTATGGGGAATATTCCATATCCACGAATGAGAATGTATTGGCGTGATGATGTACGATTGGACATTGTGGCATCTGCAATAGCTAGAGACAGGTTTTTCGATCTTAgacagtgtttacattttgtggAGACAGTTGCAGTGAATTCTGAAGAAGTTTCAACTAACAGACTGTGGAAGGTGCAACCAATTATTGACACTGTTCGTAAGAAATGTCTTGCCATCCCACGTGAATCCAAGTCCTACTCGGTCGATGAACAAATGATCCTGTTTACTGGGCGGTGTAAGCTCAGACAGTATGTGAAGAATAAACCAAGGCCAGTAGGACTAAAGAATTTCGTTATTACTACCTCTTTTGGATTAGTAGTAGACTTCGAAATTTACCAGGGCACAACCACACCATTACCAGAGACACAATTGGGACTAGGGCCTTCAGTAGTTCTGCGATTAGTACAGACTCTCCCACCTGGTAGTTATGTATATTTTGATCGCTTCTTCACAACCGTGGGACTGATGGATAAGTTGATAGAACTTAATCTGGAGGGTACAGGCACCATCATGCTATTAGGTTGA